A window of Thermus filiformis genomic DNA:
CGCGGGGTCCGGGCCGCCTTTATGGAGGCGGTGGAGCGGGCCACCTTGAGGGGGCAGGCCCTCGGGGAAGAGGAATGATACCCTTTTCTCCCATTTCCTTCGCACGCATGGCCCTGTCAAGGGGCTTGGGAAAGGTACCGGGGCCCCCATCCTGGCGCAAGCCAGGATGGGGTGGTTTACCGGGGCCCCCAGCTTGGCGCAAGCCAAGCTGGGGTGGTGTGAGGCCTTGGCCGGCCCTTTTCCTCCTGGCCTCGAGCCTGGCCCAGGCCTACCTTCCCCTCGAGGCTGGCCGTGCCTGGGTCTACTCCGACGGGACGGTGCAGGAGGTGGTGGGCCGGAAGGGGGAGGTGGCGGTCCTGGAGTACCGGAAGGAGGCCCCTCTCCGCCGGGACCGGCTCCTTTTGAAGGACGGGGTCTGGCTCCTGGGGGTGGAGCTTCCCCGGGGGGTCTTCGCCTACGAGCCCCCCCTCCTCCTCTACCCGGCCCGGCTCGAGGTGGGGGCCTCCTGGTCCAGCCGGGGGACCTTCCAGGGGCAGAAGGTGGCCCTCTCCGGCCGGGTGGAAGGGGTGGAGGGGGTGGAGGTCCCCTTGGGCCGGTTCAACGCCTACCGGCTCCGCCTGGCCTACACCACGGAGAAGGGGGGGGCGAGCCTTCTGGAGCTCTACCTGGTTCCCGGCCTGGGGGTGGTGCGCTACCTGAGCGGGGGCCGGGCGGTGGACCTGGTGAGGCGCCTTCCCTAGCCTGGGGCCCCCTTTTGCGCAAGCGGGGTTATACCTTTTTCTGCCGCTTCCTTCACGTACTCGGTTCCGCCAGGAGGCCTGGGAAAGGCTTTACCGGGGCCCCCAGCTTGGCGCCAGCCAAGCTGGGGTGGTATTAGAGGAGCCCCTTGAGGACCTCCCAGTACATCCGCATCCGGTGGGCGAACCCCGCCCAGAACCCCCGCTTCTCCTCCTTCATCACCTGGCTCACCCCCTCGAGGGGCAGGTAGACCACCCGCCAGCCCGACCTCCGGGCGTGCCGGGTGAGGAGGACCTCCAGGTCGTACCGGGCCCGCTCCAGGCCCTCCACCCCCTTTAGGTCCTCCGTCCTCAGGGCCCTCTGCCCGGAGAGGAAGGGGGTGAGGCGCATGGCCCAGTCGGTGGAGGCCCGCCCCTTCCGGAAGACCCCCACGCTCATCTGAGCCTCCCCCTTCAGGACCGGGGCCAGAAGGGCGTGGAGGTGGCCGGGCTTCAGGCCCAAAAGGTCCGCGTCCAAAAGGATAAGGTAGGGGGTCTGGACCCGCTTGAGCCCCTCCGCCACCGCTCCCCCCTTGCCCCGGTTCTCGGAAAGCCGAACCACCAAAGCCCCCGCCTCCCGGGCCCTTTGGGCGGTGGCGTCCCTCGAGGCGTCGTCCGCCACGATCACGGGGAAGCCCGCCTCCCGCGCCACCTGGACCACCTGGGCCACGGTCTTCTCCTCGTTAAAGGCGGGGATGAGGACGCTGGCCTCCATCTAGCCTCCGAAGAGCCTCCTCAGGTCCTGGAGGGTCACCAGGAGGATGAGGAGAAGGAGGAAGAGGAAGCCCAGGTAGTGGGCCATGGCCTCCTGCTCCGGCCGCAGGCGGAGGAGGCGGGTGAGGAGGAGGAAGAGGATCCGCCCCCCGTCCAGGGCGGGGATGGGGAGGAGGTTGAAGAGGGCCAGGGAGAGGTTGATGGCCACCGTGAGCTCCAAAAGGCGGAAGACCCCCTCCTGGGCCGCCCGGCCCACCTCGGCCACCAGGCCCACCGGCCCCATCACATCGCTCTCCCGGCCGGAGAGGGTGGAGAAGAGGCCGCCCACCAGGGCCTTCACCATCTGGGGCAGGAAGGCGAAGGCGCGGGAGGCGCTTAGGAGGAGGGCCTTTCCGAAGCCGATCCTCTGGTAGGTCACCTCCGGCTGGTAGCGCACCCCCAGCTGCTTGTAGCCCTCTTCCCAGACCAGAGAGAGGGTGACCTCCTTCCCCTCGCGCAGGAGGGTCAGGGTGTGCGGCCCCGGGGTCTTGACCCGGTTGACCTCCTGCGGCCTTTGCAGGGGCTTCCCGTCCACTGCCAGGATGACGTCCTTCGGCTTTAGGCCCGCCCTCTCCGCCGGGCTGTTCTGCACCACCTCCAGGACCACGGCCCGGCCCGTGGCCTCCGGCACCCCCTGGGCGTGGAAGAGGTAGGCCAGGAGGAAGAGGGCCAGGAGGAGGTTCATGAGGACCCCGCTCGCCAGGACGAGGAGCTTGCCCAAAAGGGGAAGCCGGTCGTACCCCCGGCCCCTCTCCTCCGGGAGGAGCCCTTCGATGTCCGCGTACCCTCCCAGGGGGATGGCGGAGAGGCGCCACTCCGTGCCCCAGAGGGTCCGCCGGAGGAGGACGGGGCCGAAGCCCACGCTGAAGGCCTTGACCCGCACCCCCTGGAGCCGGGCCGCCAGGTAGTGGCCCAGCTCGTGAACGAAGACGCTCACGCCGATGATGAGGACAAACCAGAGCAGGCTCATTCCTTGGCCACCTCTTTCGCCCAGGCGTCCACCTGGTAGAGGTTCTCCCAGCTTAGCGGAAGGCTGGGGGTTTGGGAAAGGACCTTCTCCAGGATCCGCGGGATGTCCGTGAAGCGGATCTCTCCCTTGAGGAAGCGCTCCACCGCCACCTCGTCCGCGGCGGAGAGGGCCACCTGGAAGACCCCGCCCCTTTTGCCGGCCTCGTAGGCCAGGGCCAGGGCGGGGAAGCGCTCCAGGTTCGGTGGGAGGAAGTCCAGCCTCCCCGGGAGGGGAAGATCCCGCAAGGGGGTCTCGGGCCGGCGGGGGTGGGTCAGGGCGTACTGGATGGGGAGGCGCATGTCCGTGGGGCCCAGGCTGGCCTTGAGGCTCCCGTCCTGGAAGCGCACCAGGCCGTGGACGTAGGCCTGGGGGTGGACCAGGACCTTGATCCTTTCCAGGGGGAAGCGGAAGAGCTCCTTCGCCTCCAGGACCTCGAGGCCCTTGTTGAAGAGGGTGGCCGAGTCCACCGTCACCTTGGGCCCCATCCGCCAGCGGGGGTGGCGGAGGGCCATCTCGGGCGTAACCTCCGAGAGGTCCTGGGGGGAGTCCAGGAAGGGGCCGCCGCTCGCGGTCAGGATCAGCTCGGCCACGTCCTCCCGGGGCTCGCCCAAAAGGGCCTGGAAGAGGGCGGAGTGCTCCGAGTCCACCGGCAGGATCTCCGCCCCCGCCGCCTCCGCCTCCTTCCAGAGGAGGGGCCCCGCGGCCACCATGCTCTCCTTGTTGGCCAGGGCCACCCGCTTCCCCGTCCGGACCGCTGCCCGGGTGGGGTCCAGCCCCGCCAGGCCGGGGATGGCGGCCACCGCCGCCTCCGCCTCCAGGGCCGCCACCTCCTCGGGGGTGCCCAGCCTGAGCCAGGGGAAGCGGGCCTTGAGCTCGGGGTGGAGCTCCTCCTCCGCCGCCACCAGGAGGGGCTTGAAGAGGGCGATCTGCTCCGAGAGGACCTCGAGGTTCCTCCCCGCCGCCAGGCCCACCACCCGGTAGCCCCGCCAGCGGGCCACCTCCAGGGCCTGGCGGCCGATGGAGCCCGTAGAGCCTAGGACGACTAGTCTCATGTGAAGATCACCGCCAGATAGTAGGTGAGGGGCAGGGTGAAAAGGAGGCTGTCAATCCGGTCCAGAAGCCCCCCGTGCCCGGGGAGGAAGCTCCCCGAGTCCTTCACCCCGCAGTAGCGCTTGAACATGCTCTCGGTCAGGTCCCCGAGCTGGGCGGCCAAGGAGAGGAGGAGGGAGAAGAGGAGGAGCTCGAGGAAGCCGAAGGGGAAGGCCTCCCGCACCAGGCTGGTGTAGAGGAGAAGGGCCAGGAAGCTCACCAAAATCCCCCCGAAGGAGCCCTCCACCGTCTTGCCCGGGCTGATCTCGGGGGCCAGCTTGCGCCTACCGAAGCGCCGGCCCACGAAGTAGGCCCCGATGTCCGTGGCGAAGCTGGCCACGATGGGCAGGGTCAGGGTCCAAAGCCCGCTCGTCCCGTCGGGGCTGTAGCGCAGGAGGAGGGCGTAGCCCAGGGTCCATGGCAGGTACAAGAAGGCCATCAGGCTGAAGGCGAAGCGGGGGATGTTGGCCCCGTGGAGGAGCTCGTAGCTGAAGGCCCCCAGGAGGACCACCCCAAGGGCTACCTCCCGCCAGGGGACCTGGGGGTAGTGCCAGTAGAGCTGGGGCAGGGAGAAGAGGAGCATCACCACCCCCCCCACCCGTAGGAAGAGGAGGTTCAGCTCCACCTCCTTCCGCCTGAGCATCTCCTGCATCTCCCAGGTGCCCAGGAAGAGGACGAAGAGAAGGGTGGGCAGGAGGAGGGGGAGGCCCGCCCAGAGGACGAGGAGGAGAAGGGCAGCCCCCACCAGGCTGGAGGCCACCCGGGTGGAGAGGGACTCCTTCACCCCAGGATCTCGGCTTCCTTCTTCTCCAGGGCCTGGTCCACCTTGGCGATGAACTCGTCGGTGATCTTCTGCACCTCGGCCTCGGCCCGCTTGACGTCGTCCTCGGAGAGGTGGAGCTCCTTCTCCAGCTTTTTCAGCCGCTCCAGCCCCTCCCGCCGGATGTTGCGGATGGCCACCCGGGCCTCCTCGGCCATGTGGCGCACGGTGCGGACCAGCTCCTTCCGCCGCTCCTCCGTCAGGGGGGGGATGTTGATGTACAGGGCGTCCCCCCGGTTGGCGGGGTTCAGGCCCAGGTCCGACTCCCGGATGGCCTTCTCAATGGCCTTGAGGGCGTTCTGGTCCCAGGACTGGACCACCAGGGTCCGGGCGTCCGGTGCGGTGACGGTGGCGATCTGGTTCAGGGGAACGTGGGTGCCGTAGTACTCCACCTTGAGGTGGAGGAGCAAGGCGGGGTTGGCCCGGCCGCTCCGGACCCCGGCCAGGTTGTGCTCCAGGGCCTCGAGGGACTTCTGCATGTGCGCGCGGATGTCCTGGTAGAGCTCCTTTAGGTTCATACCGGCCTCCTCAGGTGTGGATGAGGGTCCCGATCCTCTCTCCCCGGATGATACCCGTCAGGGCTCCGGGTTTGAAGATGTCAAAGACCACGATGGGCATCTGGGCCTCCATGCACAGGGTCAGGGCGGTGGGGTCCATGACCTGGAGGCCCCGGTTCAGGACCTCGAGGTAGGTGAGCTCGTCAAACCGGACCGCCTGGGGGTTCTTGCGGGGGTCGTCGGAGTAGACCCCGTCCACCTTGTTCTTGGCCATCAGCACCACCTCTGCCCCCACCTCCAAAGCCCGCAGGGCGGCGGCGGTGTCGGTGGAGAAGAAGGGGTTGCCGGTGCCGCCCCCGAAGATGACGATCCGCTCCTTCTCCAGGTGGCGCAGGGCCCGGCGGCGGATGTAGGGCTCGGCCACCTGGGTGATGGTGAGGGCGGTCTGGACCCGGGTGGGGATGCCCAGGGCCTCGAGGGCGTCCTGGAGGGCCAGGGCGTTCATGATGGTGGCCAGCATCCCGATGTAGTCCGCGGTGGCCCGGTCCATCCCTACCCCCTGGCGCGCACCCCGCCAGAGGTTCCCCGCCCCGATGACGACGGCCATCTGGACCCCGGTCTCGTAGGCCTTCTTGATCTCCTCCGCCAGGCGGCGGGTGGCCTCGGGCTCTATGCCGAAGCCGTTTGAGGTGAGGAACTCACCGGAAAGCTTGAGCAGGACGCGTCTGTACTTCATGGTGAAAAAACGGGGTCCTGAGGACGGCCCCAGGACCCCCTGCCCCGCATGGCCTATGCCCCCAGCTCAAAGCGGCAGAAGCGGCGGACGACGATGTTCTCCCCGATCTTGGCGATGGCCTCCTGGATGAGCTCCTTCACCTTCACCTTGTCGTCCTTGACGAAGGGCTGCTCCAGGAGGACGACCTCCTCCAGGTACTTCTTGAGCCGCCCCTCCGCGATCTTCTCCGCGATCTGGGGAGGCTTCCCCTCGTTCAGCGCCGCCTGAACGTAGATCTGCCGCTCCTTCTCCAGCTCCTCCTGGGGCACCTCCTCCAGGCTCACGTACCGGGGGGCGGCCATGGCGATGTGCATGGCCAGGTCCTTGGCCAGGCTCTGGAAGAGCTCGTTGCGGGCCACGAAGTCCGTCTCGCAGTTCAGCTCCACCAGGACCCCCACCCGCTGGTTGTGGTGGATGTAGTGGCCGATGACCCCTTCCCGGGCCTCCCGGTCGGCCTTCTTGGCCGCCTTGAGGGCGCCCCGCTCCCGGAGGAGCTGGACCGCCTTCTCCTCGTCCCAGCCGGCGTCCTCCAGGGCCTTCTTCACGTCCATCATCCCCGCCCCGGTGGACTCCCGGAGCTTCTTGATGAGCTCGAGCTGGCTCACGCTTCCACCTCCCCTTCGTCGTAGGTGGGGGCCTCCGCCTCTTCGGGCGCCCCTTCCGCCTCCACCAGGGCGCGGGAGGGGGAGGGCTCCACCACCCCGCCCCGGGCCTCAATGATCAGGTCCGCCACCCGGGAGAGGATGAGCTGGATGGAGCGGATGGCGTCGTCGTTCCCGGGGATGATGTAGTCCAGCTGGTCGGGGTCGGAGTCGGTGTCCGCCAGGGCGGCCACGGGGATGCCCAGCTTCTGCGCCTCCTTGACCGCGATGGCCTCCTTGGTGGGGTCCACCACGAAAAGGGCGTCCGGGAGGCGCTTGAGCTTGCGGAACCCGGAGAGGTACTTCCTGAGCCGCTCCAGCTCGTGCTTGAGCCGCACCTGCTCCTTCTTGGGCCGGTCGTGGATGGCCTCGGAGGCGAAGAGCTCCTCCAGCTCCTCCAGCCGGTCCACCCGCCGGGAGATGGTCTTGAAGTTGGTAAGCATCCCCCCCAGCCAGCGCTGGTTCACGTAGGGCATCCCGCACCGGTCGGCCTCGAGCTGGAGAATGTCCTGGGCCTGCTTCTTGGTCCCCACGAAGAGGACCGTCCCCCCGCGCATGGCCAGGTCCTCGAGGAAGCGGAAGGTCCGCTCCAGCTCCACCATCGTCTTCTGCAGGTCAATGATGTGGATGCCGTTGCGCTCCGCGTAGATGTACCGGCCGAACTTGGGGTTCCAGCGCCGCCTTTCGTGGCCGAAGTGGACCCCGGCTTCCAGAAGCTCCTTGACCGTGATCTGAACAGGCATATTCCTCCGTTCGGGGAAGGTTGAGGTGAGCGTTCACCGGTGCGGCGAAAGCTTTTGGGCGCAGGACCTTCCCCTGCCCGCGCCCGCCCTCGGCGCACCGCCACCGATTATACCCGGAAGGGGCCCTTTGCGAAAGCCCCGCGCTCTGCTATACTTGCCCTGGCCCTTGGGGCCGTAGCTCAGAGGGAGAGCACCTGCCTTGCAAGCAGGGGGGCGGCGGTTCAAATCCGCCCGGCTCCACCAAAGACCCGGGACCTTCCCGGGTTTTTACTATTCCCCCTGGGCACGGGGCCTGGATGAGGTAACTTGCCGGGGCCCCCATCCCAGCGCAAGCTGGGACGGGGGCACTTGCCGGGGCCCCCATCCTGGCGTAAGCCAGGATGGGGTGGCCTTAGCCCCCCCAGCCCTCGGGGATCCGCACCACCACCGCCTTCCCCTTGACCGTGAGGACCCCGTCCGCGTAGACCTCGGTCCCCACCACCACCTTCCGCTCCGACCTCTCCAGGACGCGCCCCACCGCCACCAGGGTGGGGCCCAGGGGGGTGGGCTTGAGGAACTGGACCTCCAGGCTGGCGGTCACGCACCGGGGGTAGGGGCCCTGGTCCCAGGGGGTGGACTCGAGCTCCTTGAGGGCCGCCGAGCCCGTGGCGGTGGAGTGGCAGTCCACCAAGGAGGCCAGAAGCCCCCCGTAGACGAAGCCAGGGATGGCGGTGTGGTAGGGCTTGGGGGTGAACTCGGTGCGGCTCTCTCTTTTTTCCGGGTCCCAGTAGGTCTTGAACTGGTGCCCCTCGGGGTTCAGGCGGCCACAGCCGTAGCAGTGGGCGAAGCCCTCGGGGTAGTAAAACTGAACGTAGTTCATATTCTCCTTTCGCCAAAGCTCGGAAGGGTAAGAGGCTTACTGGATGGTTCTACCGGGGCCCCCAGCTTGGCCTAAGCCAAGCTGGGGTGGTTTCACGCCATCCCCTCCGCCCGCCACTTCTCGGGCACCGCCCGCCTCAGGAAGTCCACGATCTCCTGCGTGCTGGTCCCGGGTCCGAAGACCTCGGCCACCCCCAGGGCCTTCAGCTTGGGTACGTCCTCGTCGGGGATGATCCCCCCGCCGAAGAGGAGGATGTCCGAGGCCCCCTGCTCGTCCAGAAGCCGCTTCACCTCCCGGAAGTAGTGCATGTGGGCCCCGGAGAGGATGGAGAGCCCGATGGCGTCCACGTCCTCCTGCAGGGCCGCCGAGACGATCATCTCGGGGGTCTGGCGGAGGCCGGTGTAGATCACCTCCATCCCCGCGTCCCGGAGGGCCCGGGCCACCACCTTGGCCCCCCGGTCGTGCCCGTCCAGACCCGGTTTGGCGATGAGCACCCGTATGCGCCGGTCCATGGCTTCAGTTTATCCCCCTTTTCCCGCTAACGCTCCTGGGCCGGCATGGTCTTAGACATAGGCGGGCTCCTGGTACACCCCGTAGACCTCCCGCAACACGTCCATCATCTCCCCCAGGGTGCAGTAGGCCAGGGCGCAGTCCACGAAGTGGGGCATGGTGTTCTGCCCCTCCACCGCCGCCCGCCTAAGGCCCTCGAGGGCCTCCTCTACCCGCTTGGGGTCCCGCTCCCGGCGCACCCGGGCCAGCCTTTCCGCCTGCACCTTTTCCACCTCGGGGTCCACGAGCTGGATGGGGACCTTGAGGGGGATCTCGTCGGTGAAGGCGTTCACCCCCACGATGATCCGCTCCTTGCGCTCCACCTCTTGCTGGTAGCGGTAGCTGGCCTCGGCGAGCTCCCGGAGGAAGTACCCCTCCTCAATGGCCCGCACCACGCCCCCCATGCGCCGGATCTCCTCAATGATGGCCATGGCCTGGCGCTCCATCTCGTCGGTGAGCCACTCCACGTAGTAGCTCCCCGCCAGGGGGTCAATGGTGTGGGTTACGCCGGTCTCGTAGGCGATGATCTGCTGGGTCCTCAGGGCGATGGTGGCGGACTCCTCCGTGGGCAGGGCCAGGGCCTCGTCGTAGGCGTCGGTGTGGAGGCTGTTCGTCCCGCCCAAGACGGCGGCCAAGGCCTGGATGGCCACCCGGGCGATGTTGTTGAGGGGCTGCTGCGCGGTGAGGGAGACCCCGGCGGTCTGGGCGTGGGTGCGCAGCATCCAGCTCTGGGGGTTCTTGGCCCCGTAGCGGTGGCGCATCTCCTTGGCCCAGATGCGCCGGGCGGCCCGGAACTTGGCGATCTCCTCAAAGAAGTCGTTGTGCACATCAAAGAAGAAGCTGATCCGGGGGGCGAACTCGTCTACGTCCAGGCCCCGCTTCAGGGCGGCCTCCACGTACTCAAACCCGTCCGCCAGGGTCCAGGCCAGCTCCTGCACCGCGGTGGAGCCCGCCTCGCGGATGTGGTAGCCGGAGACGGAGATGAAGTTCCACTTGGGGACGTTCTTGGGCCCCCACTCAAAGGTGTCTATGACCAGCTTCACGCTGGGCTCGGGAGGGAAGATGAACTCCTTCTGGGCGATGAACTCCTTGAGGATGTCGTTCTGGATGGTGCCCCCCAGCTTCTTCCAGTCGTGGCCCCGCTTCTTGGCCACCGCCAGGTACATGGCCCAGATGGCGTTGGCGGGGCTGTTGATGGTCATGGAGGTGGTGACCGCCTCGAGGTCAATCCCCTCAAACAGGACCTCCATGTCCGCCAGGCTGGAGACCGCCACCCCGCACTTGCCCACCTCCCCCTTGGAGAGAGGGTGGTCGGAGTCGTAGCCCATCAGGGTGGGGAGGTCAAAGGCCACGGAGAGCCCGGTCTGGCCCGCCTTCAGGAGCTTCTTGAACCGCTCGTTGGTCTGCTCAGCGGTGCCGAAGCCCGCGAACATGCGCATGGTCCAGAGCTTGGACCGGTACATGGAGCCGTAGACCCCCCGGGTGTAGGGGTACTCCCCGGGGTAGCCCCGCTTCTCCTCGTACTCCGGGTCCAGGACCCCGATGTCCTCGGGGGTGTAGAGGGGCTCGGGGGCGATGCCCGAGAGGGTGCGGTGGGCCACGGGCCTTTCGGGCATCTTTTCCAGGCTCTTTTGGTAGGTTTCCCGCATCCAGTCGTGCTTTTTCCGCATAGGCCCTCCCGTGTTGCCCCCAGTATAGTACGCCTTTTCGTAGCGGAAAAGATAGGCGTTATACTACCCCTCTTCTCCCGCTTTCTTCGCATACGTGGTCCCGTAAGAAGGCTTGGGAAAGGCTTTGCCGGGGTGGCCTCACACTAGGGGAGCGCTCCTCAGGGGACCCACCTGCTCGGCCACGTGGGCCTTCAGGCCGAGGAGGAGCCGGTCCAGGGGGGCCTCCTCCAGGTGGGGGAGGGCCTCCGTCCCGGGGAGGGAGAGGACGGCCCTGAGGGCCTCCACTCCCTTTTCCCCCAGGTAGACCCCTTCCGTCCCCAGCCGCCCCTCCTTTAGGTGGGTCCCCTGGCCCAGGAGGCTGGGGGCCAGGCCCGCCGCCTTCACCATCCGCCACCCCGCCCAGACCAGGGGGAGAAGGGGGTCGGGGTGCTTGGCCACCCCCCTGAGGCCCGAGACGAAGACGGGGAAGAGGCGGGGGGCGGCCTCGGGGGAGGCCAGGGCGTAGGCCAGTTCCGCCAGGTAGCTGGCCATCAGGTAGCGCCGGGGGGCCTCGAGGCCACAGAGCCGCCCCACCAGCTCCACCTGGGTCAGGGTAGGGAGGGCTGCCGGGCCCTTCTGGTAGAGCTGGAAGCGCACGTGGTGGAAGAGGGAGAGCCTTCCCGTGCGTCCCGTGGGCCGCTGTCCCTTCCTGGCCACCGCCTCGAGGCTCCCCTTGGGGGTCAGAAACCGCACCAGGAGGTCCCCCGAGGCCAGGGGCTTCCGGCCCACCACGATGCCCTCCTCGAGGCGGTAACGCTCCACCTTTCCATGGTATGCTAAGCCCATGAACGACCGCACGCTTCAGGACCTCCTGGAATGGCTGGTGCTGGGCCTGTTGATCGCCGTGGGCCTGCTCCTGGCCCTCTGGCTCGGGGGGTGGGTCTTCACCTTCTTGGGCAAGGTCCTCCTGGCCCTTTCCGGGCTGATCTGGACGATCTTGAAGTACGCCGTGCCCGCCCTGGTCCTGGTGGGGCTCGCGTATCTGGTGGCGCGCTTCCTGCAAAAGCGCCCGGCCTGAGCCTGGGACCCCTTTAGCGCCCGGGGGTAAGTCCCCGGGCCTTCGCATTTGAAGGGGCTAAGGGGCTTCCGGTTGCCCGCCGGTTCGTGCTTTCCCGCCTCGCGCGGCGCCTCGCCGGGCCCTTATAATCCCTCCATGCGCCTTCTCTTCATCGGCGACGTCATGGGGGAGCCCGGCCTGAGGGCGGTGGGCCTCCACCTGCCGGACATCCGCCCCGCCTACGACCTGGTCATCGCCAACGGGGAGAACGCCGCCTCGGGCAAGGGGCTGGACCGGCGGGCCTACCGGATGCTCAAGGAGGCGGGGGTGGACCTGGTCTCCCTGGGGAACCACGCCTTTGACCACAAGGAGGTGTACGGCCTCCTCGAGACCGAGCCCGTGGTCCGGGCGGCCAACTACCCCCCGGGGACCCCGGGCCGGGGGTGGTGGCGGCTCGAGGCGGGCGGGGAGAGCCTCCTCTTCGTCCAGGTCATGGGCCGGGTCTTCATGGACCCCCTGGACGACCCCTTCCGCACCCTGGACCGGATCCTGGAGGCGGAGGAGGCGGACTACGTCCTGGTGGAGGTCCACGCGGAGGCCACCAGCGAGAAGATGGCCCTGGCCCACTACCTGGACGGCCGGGTGACCGCCGTATTGGGCACCCACACCCACGTCCCCACCCTGGACGCCATGCGCCTTCCCAAGGGCACCTTATACCAGACGGACGTGGGCATGACCGGGACGTACCACTCCATCATCGGCGGGGAGATCCAGACCTTCCTGGCCCGCTTCCTCACCGCCCGGCCCCAGCCCTTCCGGGCGGCGGAGGGGCCCGCCCGGTTCCACGCCACCGAGCTTGTCTTTGAGGGGGGGAAGGGGGTGTCCATCAGCCCCTACGTCTGGGAGGAGCCGTGACCGAGCCCTTTGAGGCCCTGAGGCGGGAGGTGGACCTTTTGGGCCGCCTTCTGGGGGAGGCCATCCGGGCCGTCTCCGGGGAGCGGTTTTTCGCCTTGGTGGAGGAGGTGCGCCTTCTGGCCAAGGCCCGCAGGCGGGGGGAGGAGGTGGCGGAGGCCCTGATCCGCCGCGTCCAGGCCCTCTCCCCCGAGGAGGCCGAGGCCCTGGTGCGGGCCTTTACCCACTACTTTCACCTGGTGAACCTGGCGGAGGAGCGGCACCGGGTGCGGGTGAACCGCCTCCGGGCCCAGGCGGAGACCCTGGAAACCCCCAGGCCCGAGTCCTTCCTGGCCCTGGTGAAGGCCCTGAAGGAGCGGGGGCTTTCCTACGAGGAGGCGGTGGCCCACCTCTCCTCCCTCACCCTCCTCCTGACCTTCACCGCCCACCCCACGGAGACCCGCAGGCGGACCCTCCGCCACCACCTCGAGGCCCTCCAGGAGGAGCTGGAGGGGGGGGAGGCTGAGCGGCTTTTGGCCCGGGTCATCCTCCTGTACGCCACGGAGGAGATCCGCAAGATGCGGCCCACGGTGGAGGACGAGATCAAGGGGGGGCTCTACTACCTCCCCACCACCTTGTGGCAGGCGGTGCCCCGGGCGGTGGCCGCTCTTGAGGAGGCGGTGGAGCGGGTCTACGGGAAGAGGCCTACCCTTCCCCCCTTCGTCCGTTTTCGGAGCTGGATCGGGGGGGACCGGGACGGGAACCCCCACGTGACCCCGGAGGTCACCCGCTTCGCCGGGGAGTACGCGCGCCGGGTGGCGCGGGAGAAGCTCCTTTCCGAGCTGGACCGGCTCATCCGGGACCTTTCCCTCTCCGAGGAGCGCCTCCCCGTCCCCCGGGAGGTCCGCGAGGGCGGGGAGGGGGTGGATCGGTTCCAGGGGGAGGCCTACCGCCGCTTCTTCCTGCGCCTGGCCCAGCGGCTTCCCGAGGCCACCACCCGCGACCTCCTGCGGCAGGTGGAGGAGGCCCGGCGGGGGCTCAGGACCCTGCCCGCCGTGGCCCGGGTCCACCTGGACCCGCTTCGGGTGAGGCTTCAGGCCTTCGGCCTCGAGCTTGCGCCCTTGGACCTGCGCGAGGAGTCGGGGCGGCTTCTGGAGGCGGTGGCCGAGCTCTTCCGGGCGGGCGGGGTCCAAGAGGACCTGCTCGCCCTCTCCCCCGAGGCCCAGGAGGACCTCTTCACCCGGGAGCTCCTCTCCCCCCGCCCTTTGGCCCCCGTGGGGTACGAGCCGGAAGGGGAGGCCCTCCGGGTGGCCCTGGGGGCGCTCAGGGCCTGGCGGGACCGGGGGGCGCACGTGGTCTCTATGACCCACCACCCCCGCGACCTC
This region includes:
- a CDS encoding glycosyltransferase family 2 protein, which gives rise to MEASVLIPAFNEEKTVAQVVQVAREAGFPVIVADDASRDATAQRAREAGALVVRLSENRGKGGAVAEGLKRVQTPYLILLDADLLGLKPGHLHALLAPVLKGEAQMSVGVFRKGRASTDWAMRLTPFLSGQRALRTEDLKGVEGLERARYDLEVLLTRHARRSGWRVVYLPLEGVSQVMKEEKRGFWAGFAHRMRMYWEVLKGLL
- a CDS encoding M50 family metallopeptidase, with product MSLLWFVLIIGVSVFVHELGHYLAARLQGVRVKAFSVGFGPVLLRRTLWGTEWRLSAIPLGGYADIEGLLPEERGRGYDRLPLLGKLLVLASGVLMNLLLALFLLAYLFHAQGVPEATGRAVVLEVVQNSPAERAGLKPKDVILAVDGKPLQRPQEVNRVKTPGPHTLTLLREGKEVTLSLVWEEGYKQLGVRYQPEVTYQRIGFGKALLLSASRAFAFLPQMVKALVGGLFSTLSGRESDVMGPVGLVAEVGRAAQEGVFRLLELTVAINLSLALFNLLPIPALDGGRILFLLLTRLLRLRPEQEAMAHYLGFLFLLLLILLVTLQDLRRLFGG
- the dxr gene encoding 1-deoxy-D-xylulose-5-phosphate reductoisomerase, which gives rise to MRLVVLGSTGSIGRQALEVARWRGYRVVGLAAGRNLEVLSEQIALFKPLLVAAEEELHPELKARFPWLRLGTPEEVAALEAEAAVAAIPGLAGLDPTRAAVRTGKRVALANKESMVAAGPLLWKEAEAAGAEILPVDSEHSALFQALLGEPREDVAELILTASGGPFLDSPQDLSEVTPEMALRHPRWRMGPKVTVDSATLFNKGLEVLEAKELFRFPLERIKVLVHPQAYVHGLVRFQDGSLKASLGPTDMRLPIQYALTHPRRPETPLRDLPLPGRLDFLPPNLERFPALALAYEAGKRGGVFQVALSAADEVAVERFLKGEIRFTDIPRILEKVLSQTPSLPLSWENLYQVDAWAKEVAKE
- a CDS encoding phosphatidate cytidylyltransferase, translating into MKESLSTRVASSLVGAALLLLVLWAGLPLLLPTLLFVLFLGTWEMQEMLRRKEVELNLLFLRVGGVVMLLFSLPQLYWHYPQVPWREVALGVVLLGAFSYELLHGANIPRFAFSLMAFLYLPWTLGYALLLRYSPDGTSGLWTLTLPIVASFATDIGAYFVGRRFGRRKLAPEISPGKTVEGSFGGILVSFLALLLYTSLVREAFPFGFLELLLFSLLLSLAAQLGDLTESMFKRYCGVKDSGSFLPGHGGLLDRIDSLLFTLPLTYYLAVIFT
- the frr gene encoding ribosome recycling factor; its protein translation is MNLKELYQDIRAHMQKSLEALEHNLAGVRSGRANPALLLHLKVEYYGTHVPLNQIATVTAPDARTLVVQSWDQNALKAIEKAIRESDLGLNPANRGDALYINIPPLTEERRKELVRTVRHMAEEARVAIRNIRREGLERLKKLEKELHLSEDDVKRAEAEVQKITDEFIAKVDQALEKKEAEILG
- the pyrH gene encoding UMP kinase, with amino-acid sequence MKYRRVLLKLSGEFLTSNGFGIEPEATRRLAEEIKKAYETGVQMAVVIGAGNLWRGARQGVGMDRATADYIGMLATIMNALALQDALEALGIPTRVQTALTITQVAEPYIRRRALRHLEKERIVIFGGGTGNPFFSTDTAAALRALEVGAEVVLMAKNKVDGVYSDDPRKNPQAVRFDELTYLEVLNRGLQVMDPTALTLCMEAQMPIVVFDIFKPGALTGIIRGERIGTLIHT
- the tsf gene encoding translation elongation factor Ts, with product MSQLELIKKLRESTGAGMMDVKKALEDAGWDEEKAVQLLRERGALKAAKKADREAREGVIGHYIHHNQRVGVLVELNCETDFVARNELFQSLAKDLAMHIAMAAPRYVSLEEVPQEELEKERQIYVQAALNEGKPPQIAEKIAEGRLKKYLEEVVLLEQPFVKDDKVKVKELIQEAIAKIGENIVVRRFCRFELGA
- the rpsB gene encoding 30S ribosomal protein S2 is translated as MPVQITVKELLEAGVHFGHERRRWNPKFGRYIYAERNGIHIIDLQKTMVELERTFRFLEDLAMRGGTVLFVGTKKQAQDILQLEADRCGMPYVNQRWLGGMLTNFKTISRRVDRLEELEELFASEAIHDRPKKEQVRLKHELERLRKYLSGFRKLKRLPDALFVVDPTKEAIAVKEAQKLGIPVAALADTDSDPDQLDYIIPGNDDAIRSIQLILSRVADLIIEARGGVVEPSPSRALVEAEGAPEEAEAPTYDEGEVEA